The following are encoded in a window of Pukyongiella litopenaei genomic DNA:
- a CDS encoding TRAP transporter small permease, producing MGVNKRVLSILFAVEAAVSVSAYIVIAGLLLVDVAMREFGFGSIWGAQRISVYLMIVIGFLGLGLAASRGRHLRPHFMDWVIPEVKAKLAERIGSVLMALIFGSFAIIGAQFMLEAIEYGDLARVIKIPLWYIQIIVPYAFFSTALRYLIFALDPELRPEEALE from the coding sequence ATGGGGGTCAATAAACGCGTTTTGTCGATACTCTTTGCGGTAGAAGCCGCTGTCTCGGTTTCGGCATATATTGTCATCGCAGGGTTACTTCTGGTTGACGTGGCCATGCGTGAGTTCGGCTTTGGTTCAATCTGGGGTGCACAACGTATTTCGGTCTATCTGATGATCGTGATCGGCTTTCTGGGCCTTGGTCTGGCCGCGTCGCGAGGGCGACATCTGCGTCCGCACTTTATGGATTGGGTCATTCCAGAAGTCAAAGCCAAACTGGCCGAACGCATCGGTTCGGTTCTTATGGCGCTGATTTTTGGAAGTTTCGCAATCATTGGCGCTCAGTTCATGCTCGAAGCCATCGAATATGGCGATCTTGCCAGGGTAATCAAAATTCCGCTTTGGTACATCCAGATCATTGTACCTTACGCGTTTTTCTCAACTGCACTGCGCTACTTGATCTTTGCTCTTGATCCGGAACTTCGTCCCGAGGAGGCGTTGGAATGA